In Thunnus thynnus chromosome 4, fThuThy2.1, whole genome shotgun sequence, a genomic segment contains:
- the LOC137181980 gene encoding opioid growth factor receptor-like, giving the protein MYRCCVTSWHVVLIMVWFVNRLYPLVDWLWRRLCFIWRCLIRVSAPVVGRTLSAIGSKRSDHGSQSEPETSDENKPPGTSSPKEVEGVCCEGPHVTGNRVVDQRSEFEEDEDNELSDDEFRVETTDEFYCDYDSTWETEESQKGPFKRTSRPQSRNYKFNRFRDAARDMQNYRHGYPLDIRPQRWNRPPPLEQDDKPNLNFYLGLRSSSPDGVYINDFHTQWYGEYDTLEYVHTYIQWLFPLQEPGMNCDARTLTKAEIEEFLNNATAKANLLTSYKLMLDFYGIELCDEETGDVKRAWNWRDRFNNLNSHTHNNLRITRILKCLGTLGYPHYQAPLVRFFLEETLVNGELPKVKDSVLSYFLFAVLDKRQRRELIKFAYLEYDRRDEFVWCPKKIQIKWSMSKSQKEMHSNKQAHVLDMV; this is encoded by the exons ATGTATCGTTGCTGTGTTACCTCGTGGCACGTTGTACTGATCATGGTTTGGTTTGTAAACCGACTTTATCCTTTAGTGGACTGGTTATGGCGCAGACTGTGTTTCATATGGCGGTGTTTGATCAGAGTTTCTGCTCCAGTAGTCGGACGTACACTTTCAGCGATAGGCTCCAAGAGAAGTGATCACGGAAGCCAGAGTGAGCCTGAAACAAGTGACGAAAACAAACCTCCAGGGACAAGCTCCCCAAAGGAGGTAGAGGGGGTTTGCTGTGAGGGTCCACATGTGACAGGGAACAGGGTCGTCGACCAGCGGTCAGAGTTTGAAGAAGATGAGGATAATGAGTTAAGCGATGATGAGTTTCGAGTTGAGACCACGGACGAGTTTTACTGTGACTATGATTCAACCTGGGAGACTGAGGAGAGTCAGAAGGGTCCATTCAAGAGGACCAGCCGCCCACAGTCCAGAAAT TACAAGTTTAACAGATTTAGAGATGCAGCAAGAGACATGCAGAACTACAGGCATGGCTACCCT CTCGACATCAGACCACAACGCTGGAACAGGCCCCCACCTCTTGAGCAGGATGACAAGCCTAACTTGAACTTCTACCTTGGACTGAGGTCCTCATCACCTGACG GTGTCTACATAAATGATTTCCACACTCAATGGTATGGAGAATATGACACACTGGAGTATGTACACACCTATATTCAGTG gtTGTTCCCACTGCAAGAACCAGGAATGAACTGTGATGCCAGGACGCTGACAAAGGCAGAAATTGAG GAATTTCTTAATAATGCAACTGCAAAGGCAAATCTGTTGACATCGTACAAGCTCATGTTGGACTTTTATGGTATCGAATTGTGTGATGAGGAAACAGGAGACGTCAAGAGAGCATGGAACTGGAGAGACAGATTCAACAACCTGAACAG TCACACTCACAACAACCTGCGCATCACCCGCATCCTGAAGTGCCTGGGGACCCTGGGGTACCCTCACTACCAAGCCCCCCTGGTCCGCTTCTTCTTGGAGGAGACTCTCGTCAATGGAGAACTCCCAAAGGTCAAGGACAGTGTCCTCAGCTACTTTCTGTTCGCAGTCTTGGATAAAAGACAACGCAGGGAACTCATCAAGTTCGCCTATTTGGAATATGACCGTAGAGATGAGTTTGTGTGGTGTCCaaagaaaatacagataaaatggTCAATGTCCAAGTCACAGAAGGAAATGCATAGCAACAAACAGGCTCATGTGCTTGACATGGTGTAA
- the LOC137182291 gene encoding potassium channel subfamily K member 15-like, whose amino-acid sequence MNGGCSRVLCASVPLNSSTLPPSLRPARTPELRMKTQNIRTLSLILSMVFYLLIGAAVFGALESDSESSRKRALEQKLNELKIKYGFAEDDYREIERVVLQSEPHRAGRQWKFAGSFYFAITVITTIGYGHAAPRTDAGKAFCMFYAVMGIPLTLVMFQSLGERINTFVHYLLRRAKQGLGLQKTEVSMGNMVLVGLLSCMSTLCIGAAAFSHFEGWTFFNAYYFCFITLTTIGFGDFVALQKKDALQKRTPYVAFTFMYILVGLTVIGAFLNLVVLRFLTVSTEEPDGRPEVQGEEQDTQPKDTQGVREAETSDVEYKDGEDGHSSRCNLSLPMEGGTSRINLLPSPVEERRLVISEQEEHSKLPEASRFRALLFCMCCDPDVYDSPSLSHCEPEGGHSNPVFYNSISYRIDQASCSSCTMSSQTSPSSAALCLGKNNLHTRRMSF is encoded by the exons ATGAATGGAGGATGCTCCCGTGTCCTCTGTGCGTCTGTCCCTCTGAACAGCagcaccctccctccctccctgcgcCCCGCGCGCACTCCGGAGTTGAGGATGAAGACGCAGAACATCAGGACCCTCTCACTCATCCTCTCCATGGTTTTCTACCTGCTCATAGGAGCCGCCGTCTTCGGCGCACTAGAGTCGGACAGTGAGAGTTCAAGGAAAAGGGCGCTGGAGCAGAAGCTGAACGAGCTGAAGATAAAGTACGGCTTCGCTGAGGATGACTACCGGGAGATTGAGAGAGTGGTCCTTCAGTCGGAGCCGCACCGCGCAGGCAGACAGTGGAAGTTCGCCGGCTCGTTTTATTTTGCCATCACTGTTATCACCACGATTG GTTATGGCCACGCTGCTCCACGCACTGATGCTGGCAAGGCCTTCTGTATGTTTTACGCTGTCATGGGCATTCCTCTGACACTGGTCATGTTCCAGAGCCTGGGCGAGAGGATCAACACTTTTGTCCATTACCTCCTGCGCAGAGCCAAGCAGGGCCTGGGTTTACAGAAGACAGAGGTGTCCATGGGGAACATGGTCCTGGTGGGTCTACTGTCCTGCATGAGCACGCTGTGTATCGGAGCTGCAGCCTTCTCCCACTTTGAGGGCTGGACCTTCTTCAACGCCTACTACTTCTGCTTCATCACGCTCACCACCATTGGCTTTGGGGATTTTGTGGCCCTGCAGAAGAAAGATGCTCTCCAGAAGCGAACCCCATATGTGGCCTTCACCTTCATGTACATCCTGGTCGGGCTGACAGTCATTGGAGCTTTTCTTAACCTGGTGGTCCTAAGGTTCCTCACTGTCAGCACCGAGGAGCCTGATGGAAGGCCTGAAGTGCAGGGAGAGGAGCAGGATACGCAGCCTAAGGACACGCAGGGGGTCAGGGAGGCAGAAACTTCTGATGTGGAATATAAAGACGGAGAAGACGGACACAGCAGCCGGTGCAACCTAAGCCTACCCATGGAAGGGGGCACCAGCCGTATAaacctcctcccctctcctgtAGAGGAGCGCAGACTTGTTATATCTGAACAGGAAGAGCACTCTAAGCTCCCTGAAGCCAGCAGGTTCAGAGCCTTGCTCTTCTGCATGTGCTGTGACCCGGACGTTTACGACAgcccctctctgtctcactgtgaGCCTGAAGGCGGCCATAGCAACCCAGTCTTTTACAACTCCATCTCCTACAGGATAGACCAGGCCTCATGCAGCTCCTGCACCATGTCGTCACAGACTTCCCCCAGCAGCGCAGCTCTCTGCCTGGGCAAGAATAATCTTCACACCAGGAGGATGTCATTCTAA